The following is a genomic window from Caldicellulosiruptor danielii.
TTTGTTCACTGAATTTTTCAAGGTATTCCTTAAAAAATTCTGAAAAATCCATGTATTCAGAGTAGACCTTTGAAAGAGGGAGATTGCCTTTTTTATAAATTACAAGCTTTTCAGCTAATTTATTCAAATATTCAAAAATAGCTGAAAGATTTGTGTAGTATAAATATTCTTCTTTTCCAAGTATTTTGGTTTCCAGCATAGAAAGTTTTTCATCTATTGAATTTATAGAACCGTAAACTGCAAGCATTGAGTCTGAGTCGCCTGCAACTAAATATCGTTGAATACTGGAGTTGAGAACATTTATATCTTGTTTTATTCTATTAATTGTATTGATGGTATCAAAGGTTTCATTTACTAAACTTATGAGATAGTTGTTATTGTATTGAATTAATATATCTATTGCTAATAGAGAAGCAATTAAAATAAAGAAAAACGCAAGAAGTTTGCTCTGGACAGAAAAAAATCTCATTTTTCTCACCTTATTCAATCACTTCAAAGTTAGTAGAGATATAAGAAGAAGCATGGCCAAACTTTTTCCAGCTTAGTAGTGCTTCACATAGCTTTTGGGCTATTAACTGTCCATTATCATTTATAATTCCATTGATTATTTTTTCTCTTACATACTTTTGCAGTTTCTCATTTGTTCCAGCACCAATTACTATAAATTGGTCAAGTTTGTTGAATGTTAAAATGTTCTGTGCTACTGTCATGGTATCAGTTTCACTTCCAACATAAATAACATTGAATTTTTGAGCATTTTCAAGGATTAGTTGTCTTGCCACCTCTTCAGGCGGGAAAGATGGATACTCAAAATTGAAGTTTTTTATAGCTATATCTTTTATACCTTTTGTTTTTAAAAAATCCACAAGTCCCTTTACCTCAAGAGTGCCACCAATGGTTGTGTAAAGAGGGTTTACAATTGCAATTTTCAGTTTGCTTGGAATACTTTTCTTTTCACTAAGTACTTTATATATAATCTTCCCTGCAATTTTTCCTTTGTAATAGTAATCAATACCAACAAATACATCTTCATATCTAAATAACATATCGTTAAATAGAGAAGCTATAAAAATTCCTTTATTTTTTAAAGAAGATAGAGCATAGGCTATTTCTTTGGAGTTATATATATTGCACATTACAATAGCATCTGGTTTTACAACCTCAGCAAGCTTTAAAAACTTATACGCTTCTGAGTAAGTGTTGTAAAACACAATATCAGGTAATATTCCTTGTTTTTCAGACATCTTTTCAAATTGGTCTAAAAACCAGTTCCAATATGTTTGGTTTTGGGGAAGTATCATCATTACGCGTGTTGAGTTTTTAAGATTAACCTTTTTGGTAGAGATGTTAATAAATCGTATATTATAAATATCGTATAGAACAATTGCTACAAATATTACTGTACTGACGACAACCATAATCTGAAAACTGAATTTTTGCAGTTTAGTCCTCATCTTTTATTGCTTCCTCCCTCAGTCTTCATTATAACATTTTGTTTGCAACTTACCTATAGTACTTTTTTGATTTCAAAAAAGTACTATTCACTTTATAAGACATTTTTAATAATTCCACTAACAAGACAAAAAATAATAGTGTCAATGTAAATGTTTGTTGATAAAATGATATTGCAAAACAAACAAAAAAATCGATTGAGGAGGTCAGGTTATAATGAAAAAGTCACTATTAAGAATTGTTGCCATTTTTGTTGCGATAGCTTTCGTAATTGGTATTGGATTTGCGGTTGTTCCAAAGTATGCAAAGGCAAAATCTTCAAAGCAAATTAAAATTGGTCTTTCTCTTGCAACATTGCAGGAGGAAAGATGGCACAAAGACAGAGATGAATTTGTAAAAGCAGCAAAAAAGCTTGGTGCACAAGTTTTAGTTCAAGCAGCTAATATGGACGACGTTAAGCAAAAAGAACAATGTGAAAATTTGATTAGCCAAGGTGTAGATGTGCTGGTAATTGTTCCAAACAACGCCGAAGTTTTCACATCAATAATTGATGAAGCACACAAGGCAGGAATACCAGTAATCTCATATGACAGATTGATAAGAAATGCAAATGTTGACTTGTACATTTCATTTGACAACATTAAAGTGGGAGAACTTCAAGGAAAATATCTCACAACAAAAGTTCCAAAGGGCAATTACTTTGTATTCAGAGGTGCACCAACAGATAACAATGCAACACTTTTCTATCAAGGTGCTATGAAATACATCAAACCTCTTGTAAAGAGCGGAAAAGTAAAAGTTCTCTTTGACCAGCCGGTAAAGGACTGGAAGCCTGAAGAGGCATTAAGACTTTGTGAAAATGCACTCACTGCAGCAAAGAACAACGTACAAGGAATACTTGCTCCAAACGATGGAACAGCAGGTGGAATTATTCAAGCTCTTAAAGCACAAGGTCTTGCAGGCAAGGTTGTTGTAACCGGACAGGATGCTGATTTGGCAGCTGTTAAGAGAATTATTGAAGGTACACAGACAATGACAGTTTTCAAAGATGTAAGACTTCTTGCAAAGAAAGCTGCTGAGGTTGCAGTTGAACTTGCAAAAGGCAAGAAGGTTTCTCAGCTCAAGGGTGTCAACGGCAAGGTTTACAATGGTAAGATAAACGTACCATCAATACTTTTGACACCAGTTGCAGTTGACAAGTCAAACATTGACAAAGTATTAATCAAGAGTGGTTGGTTTACAAGAGAGCAGGTATATGGAAAGAAATAAGTATTGGTGTTTGTAAAAACGCTTAGAAATCTTCTGAGAAGGGGACAAGTGTGCCCCTTCTCAGAATTTAATTTTGAGGGGTGAAGGTGGTTTTCTAAGATGAGCGAATACATTCTTGAAATGGTGCATATAACAAAAGAATTTCCAGGTGTCAAAGCATTGGATGATGTCACTTTTAAAGTTAAAAAAGGGGAAATTCATGCTCTTGTTGGGGAAAATGGTGCAGGAAAGTCAACCCTCATGAAGATTTTGAGTGGAGTTTATCCATATGGTACCTACAGTGGCGACATTTTTATAGAAGGCAAGAAACAGCATTTTAGAAATATCAAAGACAGTGAACATGCAGGAGTTGCCATAATTTACCAGGAACTAACGCTGGTTAAAGGAATGACTGTTGGCGAGAACATATTCCTTGGCAGGGAACCTGTAGAAAATGGCATAATCAACTGGAATAAAGTTTATGCTGATTCGAAAAAGCTCTTTGAAAAGCTCAATATAGAAATAGATGTTTATGAAAAAGTAGAAAATTTAGGAATTGGACAACAACAGATGGTTGAGATAGCAAAGGCTATATCAAAAGATAGTAAAATCCTTATTCTTGACGAGCCAACTGCAGCTTTAACAGAAGGCGAGAC
Proteins encoded in this region:
- the xylF gene encoding D-xylose ABC transporter substrate-binding protein, with protein sequence MKKSLLRIVAIFVAIAFVIGIGFAVVPKYAKAKSSKQIKIGLSLATLQEERWHKDRDEFVKAAKKLGAQVLVQAANMDDVKQKEQCENLISQGVDVLVIVPNNAEVFTSIIDEAHKAGIPVISYDRLIRNANVDLYISFDNIKVGELQGKYLTTKVPKGNYFVFRGAPTDNNATLFYQGAMKYIKPLVKSGKVKVLFDQPVKDWKPEEALRLCENALTAAKNNVQGILAPNDGTAGGIIQALKAQGLAGKVVVTGQDADLAAVKRIIEGTQTMTVFKDVRLLAKKAAEVAVELAKGKKVSQLKGVNGKVYNGKINVPSILLTPVAVDKSNIDKVLIKSGWFTREQVYGKK
- a CDS encoding sugar ABC transporter substrate-binding protein; its protein translation is MRTKLQKFSFQIMVVVSTVIFVAIVLYDIYNIRFINISTKKVNLKNSTRVMMILPQNQTYWNWFLDQFEKMSEKQGILPDIVFYNTYSEAYKFLKLAEVVKPDAIVMCNIYNSKEIAYALSSLKNKGIFIASLFNDMLFRYEDVFVGIDYYYKGKIAGKIIYKVLSEKKSIPSKLKIAIVNPLYTTIGGTLEVKGLVDFLKTKGIKDIAIKNFNFEYPSFPPEEVARQLILENAQKFNVIYVGSETDTMTVAQNILTFNKLDQFIVIGAGTNEKLQKYVREKIINGIINDNGQLIAQKLCEALLSWKKFGHASSYISTNFEVIE